A single window of Scomber scombrus chromosome 12, fScoSco1.1, whole genome shotgun sequence DNA harbors:
- the LOC133991576 gene encoding GTPase IMAP family member 8-like — SAGSDEWRIVLVGKAGVGKSSTGNTILGDEVFESELAAESVTSECKKESGEVGGRKVTVIDTPPLFDTTLSNEDAWKMIRECMALSSPGPHAFLVVLQLGRFTEEEKETVRLIQETFGEDASKYVMVLLTHGDRLKKQTIEEFLSKSEDLSDIIQKCYGRYHVFNNDAEDPSQVHQLLDKVEKMIQDNGGSHYTTEMFQKAEEAFERERQRILKEREAERNKELEDLKTKHNRDKLAVEEDMMKERREMEARIQAEREAQKPAVHAPRRRCTNDRKFSPAETRVNAHQEIRSSDEWRIVLVGKTGVGKSSTGNTILGDEVFESELDAESVTSECKKERREVGGRKVAVIDTPGLFDTTLTNEDAWKMIRECMALSSPGPHAFLVVLQLGRFTEEEKETVRLIEQTFGEDASKYTMVLFTHGDRLKKQTIEEFLSKSEDLSDIIQKCYGRYHVFNNDADDPSQVHQLLDKVEKMIQDNGGSHYTTEIAECNQRIKKEKWRIVLAGKTGVGKSSAGNTILGDEVFESELAAESVTSECKKERREVGGRKVAIIDTPGLFDTTLTNEQVIRRITMCIGMSSPGPHAFLVVLQLGRFTEEEKETVRLIQETFGEDASKYTMVLFTHGDRLKKKTIEEFLSKSKDLNDIIQKCYGRYHVFNNNNSDPPQVHQLLDKIQKMIQDNGGSHYTTEMFLKAEEAIQKEKERILKENEAQRKKEEEELKAKYKAEMLALQQEMMRQRHEMEARLRAEIQAQTPPVPPTRRRRRCVIS, encoded by the exons tctgcaggttCTGATGAGTGGAGGATTGTTCTGGTTGGGAAGGCGGGAGTGGGGAAGAGTTCAACAGGAAACACCATCTTAGGTGATGAAGTGTTTGAGTCTGAACTAGCTGCAGAGTCTGTCACATCTGAGTGCAAGAAAGAAAGTGGAGAGGTTGGAGGGCGAAAGGTTACAGTCATTGACACTCCACCGCTGTTTGACACAACTTTAAGCAATGAAGATGCCTGGAAGATGATCAGGGAGTGCATGGCTTTGTCTTCTCCTGGTCCACATGCCTTCCTGGTGGTTCTTCAGCTGGGCAGattcacagaggaggagaaagaaacagtGAGACTGATTCAAGAAACGTTTGGTGAAGATGCATCTAAATACGTGATGGTATTGTTAACTCATGGAGACAGACTGAAGAAACAAACCATTGAAGAGTTTCTCTCAAAGAGCGAGGACTTGAGCGACATCATCCAGAAGTGTTACGGCCGTTATCACGTCTTCAACAACGATGCTGAAGACCCATCACAAGTCCATCAGCTTCTGGATAAAGTAGAGAAGATGATTCAGGACAATGGTGGGTCACACTACACCACAGAAATGTTCCAGAAAGCTGAAGAAGcctttgagagagagagacaacgaATCCTGAAAGAGCGTGAGGCCGAGAGGAACAAAGAGCTGGAGGACCTGAAGACCAAACATAACAGGGACAAGTTAGCGGTAGAGGAAGACATGATGAAGGAAAGACGTGAGATGGAAGCAAGGATTCAGGCTGAAAGAGAGGCACAGAAACCTGCAGTCCATGCTCCTCGTCGTCGTTGT ACCAATGACAGAAAGTTCAGCCCTGCAGAGACCAGAGTGAACGCCCATCAGGAGATAAGAA gtTCTGATGAGTGGAGGATTGTTCTGGTTGGGAAGACGGGAGTGGGGAAGAGTTCAACAGGAAACACCATCTTAGGTGATGAAGTGTTTGAATCTGAACTAGATGCAGAGTCTGTCACATCTGAgtgcaagaaagaaagaagagaggttGGAGGGAGAAAGGTTGCAGTCATCGATACTCCAGGACTGTTCGACACAACTTTAACCAATGAAGACGCCTGGAAGATGATCAGGGAGTGCATGGCTTTGTCTTCTCCTGGTCCACATGCCTTCCTGGTGGTTCTTCAGCTGGGCAGattcacagaggaggagaaagaaacagtGAGACTGATTGAACAAACGTTTGGTGAAGATGCATCTAAATACACGATGGTGCTGTTCACTCATGGAGACAGACTGAAGAAACAAACCATTGAAGAGTTTCTCTCAAAGAGCGAGGACTTGAGCGACATCATCCAGAAGTGTTACGGCCGTTATCACGTCTTCAACAACGATGCTGACGACCCGTCACAAGTCCATCAGCTTCTGGATAAAGTAGAGAAGATGATTCAGGACAATGGTGGGTCACACTACACCACAGAAAT TGCTGAGTGCAATCAGAGGATAAA aaaggagaaa TGGAGGATTGTTCTGGCTGGGAAGACGGGAGTGGGGAAGAGTTCAGCAGGAAACACCATCTTAGGTGATGAAGTGTTTGAGTCTGAACTAGCTGCAGAGTCTGTCACATCTGAgtgcaagaaagaaagaagagaggttGGAGGGCGAAAAGTTGCCATCATCGATACTCCAGGACTGTTTGACACAACTTTAACCAATGAACAAGTGATTAGGAGGATCACAATGTGCATCGGTATGTCTTCTCCTGGTCCACATGCCTTCCTGGTGGTTCTTCAGCTGGGCAGattcacagaggaggagaaagaaacagtGAGACTGATTCAAGAAACGTTTGGTGAAGATGCATCTAAATACACGATGGTGCTGTTCACTCATGGAGacagactgaagaaaaaaaccaTTGAAGAGTTTCTCTCAAAGAGCAAAGACCTGAATGACATCATCCAGAAGTGTTACGGCCGTTATCACgtcttcaacaacaacaacagcgaCCCGCCACAAGTCCATCAGCTTCTGGATAAAATACAGAAGATGATTCAGGACAATGGAGGGTCACACTACACCACAGAAATGTTCCTGAAAGCAGAAGAAGCCATCCAGAAGGAGAAAGAACGAATCCTGAAAGAGAATGAAGcccagaggaagaaagaggaggaggaactgAAGGCCAAATACAAGGCAGAAATGTTGGCGTTACAACAGGAAATGATGAGACAAAGACATGAGATGGAAGCAAGGCTCAGGGCTGAAATACAGGCACAAACACCTCCAGTCCCCCCAACTCGTCGTCGTCGTCGTTGCGTAATCAGTTGA
- the LOC133991577 gene encoding GTPase IMAP family member 7-like, translating into LSAGSDEWRIVLVGKTGVGKSSTGNTILGDEVFESEVSAVSVTSECRKVSGEVEGRKVTVVDTPGLFDTTLTNEEVMKTITKCIDMSSPGPHAFLVVLQVGRFTEEEKETVKLIQQMFGEEASEHMLMLFTNGDRLKNKSIEEFLSKSKDLKRIIQTFYGRYHVFTNNNSDPPQVSQLLDKIQKMIAMNGGSHYTAEMLQKAEEVVAKEKERIQKENEAQRKKELEELKAQCRAGM; encoded by the coding sequence ttatctgcaggTTCTGATGAGTGGAGGATTGTTCTGGTTGGGAAGACGGGAGTGGGGAAGAGTTCAACAGGAAACACCATCTTAGGTGATGAAGTGTTTGAGTCTGAAGTGTCTGCAGTGTCTGTCACATCTGAGTGCAGGAAAGTAAGTGGAGAGGTTGAAGGGAGAAAGGTTACAGTCGTTGATACTCCAGGACTGTTCGACACAACTTTAACCAATGAAGAAGTGATGAAGACGATCACAAAGTGCATTGATATGTCTTCTCCTGGTCCACATGCCTTCCTGGTGGTTCTTCAGGTGGGCAGattcacagaggaggagaaagaaacagtGAAACTGATTCAACAAATGTTTGGTGAAGAAGCATCTGAACACATGCTGATGTTGTTCACTAATGGAGACAGACTGAAGAATAAATCCATTGAAGAGTTTCTCTCAAAGAGCAAAGACCTGAAACGCATCATCCAGACGTTTTACGGCCGTTATCACGTCTTCACCAACAACAACAGCGACCCGCCACAAGTCAGTCAGCTTCTGGATAAAATACAGAAGATGATTGCAATGAATGGAGGATCACACTACACTGCAGAAATGCTCCAGAAAGCAGAAGAAGTCGTCGCGAAGGAGAAAGAACGGATCCAGAAAGAGAATGAAGCCCAGAGGAAGAAAgagctggaggagctgaaggCCCAGTGCAGGGCAGGAATGTGA